The genomic window TGGCGCCCGGCCAGAAGATGTACAGCCAGCGCGGCGCGATGCTCGCGTACCGCGGCGACGTGTCGTTCACCCCGAACGTCCAGGGCGGCCAGGGCGGCCTGGGGTCGATGATCGGCCGGCGGGTCGCGAACGAGGCGGCCCCCCTGATGACCGTCGAGGGGAGCGGCACGGTGATGTTCGGACACGGCGGCCATCACATCCAGGTGATCAACCTGGCCGGCGACACCCTGTACGTGGAGGCCGACCGGCTGCTCGCCTTCGACGGCACCCTCCAGCAGGGCACCATGTTCATGGGCTCGCAGGGCGGGGTCATGGGGATGGTGCGCGGCCAGGTGACGGGGCAGGGCCTCTTCACCACGACGCTCAAGGGCCACGGCGCGGTCGCCGTGATGGCGCACGGCGGGGTGATCGAACTGCCGATCACCCAGGGCCGTCCGGTCCACGTGGACCCGCAGGCATACGTCGCGCACCACGGAAGCGTGACCAACAAGCTGTCCACGGCGCTCGGCTGGCGCGACATGGTGGGGCGCGGTTCGGGTGAGGCGTTCCAGCTGGAGCTCAGCGGCAACGGCGCGGTGTACGTCCAGGCGTCGGAGGAGAAGCTGTGAGTACGCCCGTGATCCATGATCCGTCGACGCTGCCGTCCGACGACAACGTCAACTCCTACACCTTCTGCGTGGAGCTCAAGGGAAGCCAGTGGTTCCTGCAGAAGGGCAAGATGATCGCCTACTACGGGCGCATCGACTTC from Streptomyces sp. NBC_01341 includes these protein-coding regions:
- a CDS encoding AIM24 family protein, with protein sequence MPFREINSKMVEAVVAPGQKMYSQRGAMLAYRGDVSFTPNVQGGQGGLGSMIGRRVANEAAPLMTVEGSGTVMFGHGGHHIQVINLAGDTLYVEADRLLAFDGTLQQGTMFMGSQGGVMGMVRGQVTGQGLFTTTLKGHGAVAVMAHGGVIELPITQGRPVHVDPQAYVAHHGSVTNKLSTALGWRDMVGRGSGEAFQLELSGNGAVYVQASEEKL